From the genome of Plasmodium malariae genome assembly, chromosome: 9, one region includes:
- the MFR5 gene encoding major facilitator superfamily-related transporter, putative, translated as MGSKKKSNIPLAQSRQDILQESSNNMELDAHNNDCSNSDNNGNNDKSNPKESKSMLNNMINIKGYYMPSTLDELLKKKEIRVSSEQNTPFNINRNIILFLYFTLIVLTNRLFFGWPNLSNLLFREEAYIWKCTKNPSGGYDKVDDKRYVCEDQDKAVQTIFVFGSSAYFAFSFFNGIIVDYLGSRFSMLLGHILNLVGWILMIMSNEHFDAYVVAGVFMAASIDLGSFSTLNASGLYPGNENLIVNIISGAGSLSAGTMTVLDLLITGLDLNFRTFMLCYMCISVGFFFILTLFLFPPNRYYRQYEFDNYYSNREINLKDKDEMEIMKNYSNGNNNLSNPNKKDSLKIEQKNSVGSQIAIQNSNKNIDPNEENKKEEYASTNNSGLSTKKKLNMFNSTSFKDLFKICTCAHFLCLWIYGPLNAIYNTFYFSVVENILSKDKNDLLGYILPFSFIPCVILGNISDKYGVMVMFSYELIFALFMYLFSYLRSNVAQWISVISNAMYSACANGQLWTFISFTFSSKYHSTLIGLLNFVCGIVSFVRLLLFEWAKYTKYDFTYINLLIIGLIGINIGITVVLMIIRRVKGEKVNYGDEGSSE; from the coding sequence ATGGGATCGAAAAAGAAATCAAATATTCCTTTAGCACAGTCAAGGCAGGATATTTTGCAGGAATCTTCAAATAATATGGAATTGGATGCACACAACAATGACTGTAGCAACAGTGATAACAATGGAAACAATGACAAGAGTAACCCGAAAGAGAGTAAAAGCATGCTAAAcaatatgataaatataaagggGTATTATATGCCATCGACTTTAGATGaactgttaaaaaaaaaagaaatacgaGTATCTTCAGAACAAAATACGCCTTTTAAcataaatagaaatattatattatttctatattttacattaattGTGCTAACAAATCGTTTGTTTTTTGGTTGGCCCAATTTatcaaatttattatttcgtGAAGAAGCTTATATATGGAAATGTACCAAAAATCCAAGCGGAGGATATGATAAAGTGGATGACAAAAGATATGTATGTGAGGATCAAGACAAAGCTGTGCAGACGATATTTGTATTTGGTTCTTCTGCATATTTtgccttttcctttttcaatGGCATAATAGTAGATTATTTGGGCTCAAGGTTTAGTATGTTATTAggacatattttaaatttggTTGGATGGATATTAATGATTATGTCCAATGAACATTTTGATGCATATGTAGTAGCAGGGGTATTTATGGCTGCTAGTATCGATCTAGGCTCCTTTTCGACATTAAATGCTTCAGGGTTATATCCaggaaatgaaaatttaatagttaatataatatcGGGTGCTGGATCTTTATCAGCAGGTACAATGACAGTTTTAGATTTATTAATAACAGGACTTGATCTAAATTTTAGGACATTTATGCTTTGTTATATGTGCATTAGTGttggatttttttttattttaacgcTATTTTTATTCCCCCCTAATAGATATTATAGACAATATGAATTTGACAATTACTATAGTAATAGAGagataaatttaaaagataagGATGAGAtggaaataatgaaaaattatagtaatggtaataataatttatcaaaTCCGAATAAAAAggattcattaaaaattgaacaaaaaaatagtgTAGGTTCACAAATAGCTAtacaaaatagtaataagAATATTGACCCAAATGAggagaataaaaaagaagaatatgCAAGTACAAATAATAGCGGTTtatctacaaaaaaaaaattgaatatgtTTAATTCAACAAGTTTTAAggatttatttaaaatatgtacatgtgctcattttttatgtttgtgGATATATGGCCCTCTAAAtgcaatatataatactttttattttagtgttgtcgaaaatattttgtcaaaggataaaaatgatttattgGGATATATACTTCCATTCTCTTTTATCCCATGTGTTATTTTAGGAAATATATCCGATAAGTATGGTGTTATGGTTATGTTTTcatatgaattaatttttgctCTATTTATGTATCTTTTTAGTTATTTGAGATCAAATGTGGCTCAATGGATATCTGTTATTTCGAATGCAATGTATTCAGCATGTGCCAATGGTCAGTTATGGACTTTTATCTCTTTTACATTTAGCTCGAAATATCACTCAACCCTTATAGGATTATTAAACTTCGTTTGTGGAATTGTTTCTTTTGTTCGTTTACTATTGTTCGAATGGgctaaatatacaaaatatgactttacatatattaacttGCTTATTATAGGACTTATTGGAATCAATATTGGAATTACAGTCGTACTTATGATAATTAGAAGAGTCAAAGGAGAAAAAGTTAATTATGGGGATGAAGGTTCGTCCGAGTAG
- the RPT5 gene encoding 26S protease regulatory subunit 6A, putative → MNVENIFGNEEVNVEEIEKLSNSEIKTRVSLIETEIKILKNEHTRLKNEYKSLQEKIKDNVEKIHLNKMLPYLVANVVESLDLEDEEEENEPKDEYDLYDNNLKIKHEEGFRDIDDEKRGKCMVIKTSTRQTIFLPVPGLIEASELKPGDLVGVNKDSYLIIDKLPPEYDNRVKAMEVIEKPSEDYSDIGGLDKQIEDLVEAIVLPMLHKEKFEKIGIKPPKGVLMHGPPGTGKTLLARACASQTNATFLKLAGPQLVQMFIGDGAKMVRDAFNLAKEKAPAIIFIDELDAIGTKRFDSELSGDREVQRTMLELLNQLDGFSTDDTVKVIAATNRPDTLDPALLRSGRLDRKIELPHPNEESRARILQIHSRKMNVHKDVNFEELARSTDDFNGAQLKAVCVEAGMIALRRGATEIDHEDFVEGITSVLSKKKSTLNYFT, encoded by the coding sequence atgaatgtggaaaatatttttggaaATGAGGAAGTAAATGtagaagaaatagaaaaactGTCAAATAGCGAGATAAAAACAAGAGTAAGTTTAATTGAAacggaaataaaaattttaaaaaatgagcaTACAAGactaaaaaatgaatataaaagtttacaagaaaagataaaagatAATGTGGAAAAAAtccatttaaataaaatgctTCCATATTTAGTGGCAAATGTAGTGGAATCTTTAGATTTagaagatgaagaagaagaaaatgaacCGAAAGATGAATATGatttatatgataataatttaaaaataaaacatgagGAAGGATTTCGTGATATAGATGAtgaaaaaagaggaaaatgtATGGTTATTAAAACATCAACTAGACAAACTATATTTTTACCAGTACCAGGTTTAATAGAAGCATCAGAATTAAAGCCAGGAGATTTAGTGGGTGTAAATAAAGATAGCTATTTAATTATTGATAAATTACCACCAGAATATGATAATAGAGTAAAAGCTATGGAAGTAATTGAAAAACCGTCCGAAGATTATTCGGACATTGGTGGTTTAGATAAACAGATAGAAGATTTAGTAGAAGCAATTGTATTACCTATGTTACATAaggaaaaatttgaaaaaataggaataaaACCACCTAAAGGTGTATTAATGCATGGACCTCCAGGTACAGGAAAAACATTATTAGCAAGGGCTTGTGCATCCCAAACCAATgctacttttttaaaattagcaGGACCACAATTAGTCCAAATGTTTATTGGGGATGGTGCAAAGATGGTTAGAGATGCATTCAATTtagcaaaagaaaaagcacctgctattatttttattgatgAATTAGATGCTATTGGAACCAAAAGATTTGATAGTGAATTATCAGGGGATAGAGAAGTACAAAGAACAATGTTGGAATTACTAAATCAGCTTGATGGTTTTAGTACAGATGACACTGTTAAAGTTATTGCTGCTACAAATAGACCAGATACATTAGACCCTGCTTTATTAAGATCAGGAAGACTTGAtagaaaaattgaattacCACATCCTAATGAAGAATCTAGAGCTCGAATTTTACAAATACATTCaagaaaaatgaatgtaCATAAAGATGTTAATTTTGAAGAATTAGCTAGATCTACTGATGATTTCAATGGAGCTCAACTAAAAGCTGTTTGTGTTGAAGCAGGTATGATTGCCCTAAGAAGAGGAGCCACTGAAATTGATCACGAAGATTTCGTTGAGGGTATCACCTCCGTtttgtcaaaaaaaaaaagtactttgaattattttacgTAA
- the PmUG01_09038900 gene encoding conserved Plasmodium protein, unknown function, whose product MSGFDSMLQSAAFSVDEIFESDLTNEENSLIVEFIKNMQNERNMLPSTINANNLITTERAGRHLNKSYNEKTHEIFSIINKFTTKERLNGEDFFKENNLIKWKSTVVEYLNNLRNYIHRKYNRKIIDTSKYYSSNCSVLSELQKKENLISIFSYKPLCVHLYIYGINYKQVIYYIYIITKYIQTEQEKNLILFLWLIYLLLLLDSLQALDSNVSSNLQIIKRFCIEQIEKVDTAITTSITTTTTEETENYLDFLNNFNCKLSVVNLNFPVICPKSVFYVIYFLITSVFNQK is encoded by the coding sequence ATGAGCGGGTTTGACTCGATGTTACAAAGTGCAGCATTTTCAGTAGATGAAATTTTTGAAAGCGATTTaacaaatgaagaaaatagtTTAATCGTTgagtttataaaaaatatgcaaaatgaGAGGAATATGCTTCCAAGTACAATAAAtgcaaataatttaataacaaCAGAAAGGGCTGGTAGACATTTAAATAAGAGCTATAATGAAAAGACAcatgaaatattttcaataataaacaaatttacTACAAAAGAAAGATTAAATGGGGaagatttttttaaagaaaataatttaattaagtGGAAATCAACAGTTGtcgaatatttaaataatttaagaaattatattcaCAGAAAATATAATCGAAAAATAATTGACACATCAAAATATTACTCATCCAATTGTTCTGTATTATCcgaattacaaaaaaaagaaaatctgATATCCATTTTTTCTTACAAACCTTTGTgtgttcatttatatatttatggtaTTAACTATAAACAagtcatttattatatatatataataactaaatatatacaaacagaACAGGAGAAAAACTTAATTCTTTTCCTTTGGctaatttatttacttcttttattAGACTCATTACAAGCTTTAGATTCAAATGTGTCATCAAATttgcaaataataaaacgaTTCTGTATAGAACAAATTGAAAAAGTTGACACAGCCATAACCACAAGCATAACTACAACAACTACGGAAGAGACAGAAAATTACTTAGActtcttaaataattttaactgTAAATTAAGTGTAGTTAATTTGAATTTCCCAGTGATTTGCCCCAAAAGCGTTTTTTAcgttatttatttcttaattaCCTCAGTGTTTAATCAAAAATGA
- the PmUG01_09039200 gene encoding 60S ribosomal protein L38, putative, translating into MPKQITDIRKFLKISRKPDTTAVIIVKKKSRTKKNTIITKLKLRTKRYLYTMVFSDRKKAERIENSLQPRLKRIYYPQKKVAKTTKK; encoded by the coding sequence atGCCGAAACAAATAACTGACATACGTAAATTCTTGAAAATTAGCAGGAAACCTGATACAACAGCCGTCATTATAGTGAAGAAGAAAAGTagaacaaagaaaaatacaatcataacaaaattaaaattaagaacAAAGAGATATTTATACACAATGGTATTTTCGGATCGTAAAAAAGCAGAGCGCATTGAAAACTCCTTACAACCAAGGTTGAAAAGAATATACTACccacaaaaaaaagtagCAAAAACGACGAAGAAGTAG
- the PmUG01_09039700 gene encoding conserved Plasmodium protein, unknown function, giving the protein MTKHQMDEEQNKSLFSRKEELLKSENIMKIMNESMTYVVEASRYKPLCEIKKDLELMKNIIHGDIIKILNKNYEEFMSLPSNLNIIENIIPILEKEIRISKTYVKKLLTEINAINKSTHDILTDKINIFYIKNIVKTNIEIEQLISKIQKEIKIYERSENYTLLVNIERKLSSFSDNNEMVRNFMEDICKKNNFYLFYYLSQRIINLTKGIWNIKAMLYNNYKRIYKVTRTLEGLKELIEKYGISSKCDKDIVEITKYYSFEYLNDNLKGLIMKVQKYTNQLSYIFLRMIKEDIIKNIRDDFILNQCTNYILNACYMLDHFDTFIQQFYEVFIKYMEDHTFQSYEEFLLHVREHLLEDTNIVEVNKRIDKIDEGALFCSNGIVTKLLDLIKSKYCNIFLLKYCDVFIENYIKTANFLNEIKKERKIYEQFVLDEIINNFLKNFEREAYSQYILNILENKINENYNYMILFDKKYIFDNNSYWLKHTINLIKIFKILFTSKYYISTCLPNYLSFIFKHFKNYISNTESFLLFLEENNNHKNITTIDKTKFNFSLTLTYNSIGFFLSDFLSLRNLFKTSCKIKKFINRKSPTYFVVPKKIGNVPTWIFTKIIASYANGYYQHDENNKNCSYLSSDHFVVSSSSSTSSSASDWCENMNDILMQEKYFSDLMNRWNSNDTKLSKKDGSNLPYVQAANKLLQQGDEDEKVHQKMNAQMRVQVYEGARVLMHERSGDSNIDSHSGSDDGWDVSCNRKHPHSNPYMDIQQIELKNSNTKSLNRAKKGNNTSSACAANIIPSVEQNEDKECEQNSSLQKLGKDNKNTLKEKRKKMKLHLHIYQKNSKRKIIHDINCINGFLKTLSKIVLNTQKSFEEYFINKMFEICSSFLVYLHSLLAIYKMTNKRVPEKPSEQVDKVILPLISFKAFYEDIIADVIVEGIITKIVDKINDYFLKEIKTIINVKIGEQNERIVKFNLCNLLKDDEIPYEEKIQRQIYLDICHYEKICNENFKINKENNSSMGTLVNYFVLKE; this is encoded by the exons ATGACAAAACACCAGATGGACGAGGAGCAGAACAAAAGCCTTTTCAGTAGAAAAGAGGAACTACTAAAAAGTGAAAACATAATGAAGATCATGAACGAATCTATGACATACGTAGTGGAGGCTAGTAGGTATAAACCCCTGTGTGAGATAAAAAAGGATCTTgagttaatgaaaaatataattcatggtgatattattaaaatattgaataAGAATTATGAAGAATTTATGTCTTTACCttctaatttaaatataatagaaaatattatcccaatattagaaaaagaaataagaaTTTCGAAAACGTATGttaagaaattattaacagAAATTAATGCAATCAATAAAAGTACACACGATATATTAACtgacaaaattaatattttctatattaaaaatatagtaaagacaaatatagaaatagagcaattaataagtaaaatacaaaaagaaattaaaatatatgaacggTCAGAAAATTATACCCTCTTAGTAAATATAGAGCGTAAattatcttctttttcagataataatgaaatggTTAGAAATTTTATGGAggatatatgtaaaaaaaataatttttatttattttattatttaagtcAAAGAATTATTAACTTAACAAAAGGAATATGGAATATAAAAGcaatgttatataataattataagagGATATATAAAGTAACACGTACATTAGAAGGCTTAAAGGAGcttattgaaaaatatggCATATCATCGAAATGTGACAAAGATATAGTTGAAATAActaaatattattcattcgaatatttaaatgataatttaaaaggtCTTATTATGAAagtacaaaaatatacaaatcagttgtcatatatatttctcaGAATGATAAAAGaggatattataaaaaatataagggATGATTTTATTCTAAACCAGTGCACAAACTATATTTTAAACGCTTGTTATATGTTAGATCATTTTGACACATTTATCCAACAATTCTATGAAGTGTTCATTAAGTACATG GAGGACCATACCTTCCAGTCATATGAGGAATTTCTATTGCACGTACGGGAGCATCTTCTTGAAGACACAAATATTGTGGAAGTGAACAAACGTATTGACAAGATAGACGAAGGAGCTTTGTTCTGCTCAAATGGAATAGTAACAAAATTGTTGGACCTTATAAAGAgtaaatattgtaatatttttttactaaaatacTGTGATGTATTTATtgagaattatataaaaacagcgaattttttaaatgaaataaaaaaagaaaggaaaatatatgaacagttTGTACTTgatgaaattataaataattttttaaaaaattttgaaagaGAAGCATATTCTCAATAtatcttaaatatattagaaaataaaataaatgaaaattataattatatgatattatttgataaaaaatatatatttgacaATAATTCATATTGGTTAAAACAtacaattaatttaattaaaatttttaaaattttatttacaagtaaatattatatatccaCATGTTTACCAAATTATctctcatttatttttaaacattttaaaaattacatatccAATACTGAAagctttttattatttttagaagaaaataataatcataaaaaCATTACTACCAttgataaaacaaaatttaattttagcCTAACATTAACCTATAATAGTATAGGCTTTTTTTTGTCTGATTTTTTATCACTGcgaaatttatttaaaactagctgtaaaataaaaaaatttattaaccGTAAGAGTCCGACTTATTTTGTTGTTCCAAAGAAAATAGGAAATGTACCTACATggatttttacaaaaattattgctTCTTATGCTAATGGTTATTATCAACATGAtgaaaacaacaaaaattgTTCTTACTTGAGTAGTGATCATTTTGTTGTGTCCTCATCTTCCTCCACGTCGTCCTCTGCATCAGACTGGTGTGAAAATATGAACGATATCCTTATGCAAGAAAAGTATTTCTCGGACCTTATGAATCGTTGGAATAGCAATGATACGAAGTTAAGCAAAAAGGATGGGAGCAACTTACCATATGTTCAAGCTGCTAACAAATTACTACAACAAGGAGATGAGGATGAAAAAGTACACCAAAAGATGAATGCGCAAATGAGGGTACAGGTGTATGAAGGGGCACGTGTACTCATGCATGAACGAAGCGGTGATAGTAATATCGATAGTCATAGCGGTAGTGATGATGGATGGGATGTGAGTTGTAATAGGAAGCACCCCCATAGTAACCCCTATATGGATATTCAACAAATAGAATTGAAAAATTCAAATACTAAATCACTCAACCGAGCCAAAAAAGGTAACAATACTAGCTCTGCGTGCGCTGCTAATATTATACCCAGTGTTGAACAAAACGAAGACAAAGAATGCGAACAAAACAGCAGCCTACAGAAATTAGGCAAGgacaataaaaatacattaaaagaaaagaggaaaaaaatgaagctacatttacacatatatcaaaaaaatagcaaaagaaaaattatacatgaTATAAACTGTATAAACGGTTTTTTAAAAACCTTATCCAAGATTGTTCTAAATACACAAAAATCCTTTGAagaatatttcattaataagATGTTTGAAATATGCTCTAGTTTTTTGGTTTATTTGCACTCCCTCTTGGCCATTTACAAAATGACTAATAAGCGC GTTCCCGAGAAGCCGAGTGAGCAAGTGGACAAGGTTATCCTCCCccttatttcttttaaggCATTTTATGAGGACATCATAGCGGAC GTCATTGTTGAGGggataataacaaaaatcgttgataaaataaatgactATTTCCTTAaagaa ataaAAACCATTATTAACGTAAAAATAGGGGAACAAAACGAGCGAATTGTGAAATTTAACTTGTGCAATTTGTTGAAG GATGATGAAATACcttatgaagaaaaaatacaaaggcaaatatattta GATATATGTCATTacgaaaaaatatgtaatgaaaattttaaaataaataaggaaaaCAATAGTAGTATGGGAACATtagtaaattattttgtgttAAAGGAGTAA
- the PAGM gene encoding phosphoacetylglucosamine mutase, putative, with protein MGNYEESLFYRNIKSCIEKYLPNYSTEGLVKFESSFEFSYGNSGFRDKYKTASCDLLNALSKSGILVGLLFIKHNYETIRKLKLFDKHMKGENKKQCSLPSMQNIQWKNVGVIITASHNPFDENGVKIIDCNGRQINEIYENYLTDLVNEHLRYLKKNEECTIHDIVHNIIMCISYIFEKEVNIDLFNNNIYNTIKELDDIIYNYNINNIIKGNICIGFDTRISCVHLNNIIIESLNCINIYKCINNMCFITTPCMHFVIYFLNNIFMDEKLDDTFIREKGYYTIHKEENDLDYLENFYIPNSKHIRDLYFLKNCSENINATTNELCDTHSNIDEYCKYPTKGKDNNTLKMSNPIGKCLNIPNGYSNKDVHLYAYNSDKFYFDYFTYLFEDLYNYMNKIYDEILKKTCKEEVIYVDCSNGIASLKIDNFKNIFTILKKQIIKINYIDNEKSILNFHCGAEYVYRKRKLPINASSDNVNTKFCTFDGDADRVLYFFIHDVFYDYPNGNGSIAGSSGIADSSSDNPISTEKCCGSNIAILDGPKITCLLLKCIMKMLSQIDVSNISVLSSNTTKQLDINIIHTSYVNSAFLKYINNIKKYANEQMELFQYISINIICTKTGIKYLDKIAQKSSIGILFESNGHGTIYTDINKLNEWSRSLCIEKDKSFIALKKYLLFFNQTAGDAIIDFVAIELSLSFLNLTINQWDQFYDPLPSLYINIPCPRNILAEIIPHPEHEKYLIQPLCLQREIDQVVREIDSHLGRCFIRPSGTENLIRIYAEAQTAEKMNNILHKAKDIVYTYVKKNELCP; from the coding sequence ATGGGAAATTATGAAGAGAGCCTCTTTTACAGAAATATTAAATCCTGTATTGAAAAGTATTTACCAAATTATTCCACTGAAGGACTCGTAAAATTTGAGTCCTCTTTTGAATTTTCTTACGGAAATAGTGGTTTTCGAGATAAATACAAAACGGCTAGCTGTGACTTATTAAATGCTTTAAGTAAAAGTGGAATATTAGTAGGTctgttatttataaaacataattatgAAACGATTAGAAAGCTCAAATTGTTTGATAAACACATGAAGGGTGAAAACAAGAAACAGTGTAGTTTACCTAGTATGCAAAATATTCAATGGAAAAATGTGGGTGTTATCATAACAGCCTCTCATAATCCATTCGATGAAAATGGGGTTAAAATAATAGACTGCAATGGGAgacaaataaatgaaatatatgagAATTACTTAACTGATCTTGTAAATGAACATTTAAGGTATTTAAAGAAGAATGAGGAATGTACTATACATGATAtagtacataatataattatgtgtatttcatatatttttgaaaaggaAGTAAATATTgacttatttaataataatatatataatactataaAGGAGTTAGacgatataatatataattataatataaataatataataaaaggaaatatcTGCATAGGTTTTGATACTCGTATTAGTTGtgttcatttaaataatattattatagaaTCCTTAAATTGTATCAATATATACAAGtgcataaataatatgtgtTTTATTACAACACCGTGCATgcattttgttatttattttctgaataatatttttatggaTGAGAAATTAGATGACACGTTTATCAGAGAAAAAGGGTATTATACTATCCACAAAGAGGAAAACGATTTAGATTATTtggaaaatttttacataccAAATAGTAAGCACATTAGGGAcctgtattttttaaaaaattgtagtgAGAATATAAATGCCACTACTAATGAGCTTTGTGATACGCATAGCAATATCGATGAGTATTGTAAATACCCCACTAAGGGAAAAGAcaataatacattaaaaatgaGTAACCCGATAGGGAAATGTTTGAACATTCCAAATGGTTATAGTAATAAAGATGTTCACCTGTATGCATATAACAgtgataaattttatttcgattattttacatatttatttgagGATCTCTATAATTAcatgaacaaaatatatgatgaaaTCTTAAAAAAGACTTGTAAAGAGGAAGTGATATATGTGGATTGTTCTAACGGTATAGCTAGCTTAAAAATTGataattttaagaatatatttactattttaaaaaaacaaattattaaaattaattatatagataatgaaaaaagtatTCTAAATTTCCATTGTGGTGctgaatatgtatatagaaaaagaaaactaCCTATCAATGCTTCTTCAGATAATGTGAACACTAAATTTTGTACATTCGATGGAGACGCAGATAGagttctttatttctttatacaTGATGTGTTTTATGATTACCCCAATGGGAATGGGAGCATTGCAGGATCTAGTGGCATTGCTGATAGCAGTAGTGATAACCCTATTAGCACAGAAAAATGTTGTGGTAGTAATATAGCCATTTTAGATGGACCCAAAATAACCTGCCTGCTCCTCAAATGCATAATGAAAATGCTCTCACAAATCGATGTCAGTAATATATCAGTACTATCCAGTAATACAACAAAACAACtagatattaatataatacatacatctTACGTAAATTCGGCTTTTCTTAAGTATatcaataatataaagaaatacgCTAATGAGCAAATGGaattatttcaatatattagcataaatattatatgtacaaaaacTGGTATTAAATATCTTGATAAGATAGCACAAAAATCGTCTATTGGAATACTGTTCGAATCTAATGGGCATGGTACtatatatacagatataaataaattaaatgaatggTCTAGGAGCTTATGTATAGAGAAAGATAAATCCTTTattgctttaaaaaaatatttgctttttttcaATCAAACAGCAGGAGATGCTATCATTGATTTTGTAGCTATTGagttatcattatcatttttaaatttaactaTAAATCAGTGGGACCAGTTCTATGACCCTTTAccttcattatatattaatatacctTGCCcaagaaatatattagcAGAAATTATACCTCATCCAGAGCATGAGAAGTATTTAATTCAACCATTATGTTTACAACGTGAAATTGATCAAGTAGTAAGGGAAATAGATTCCCATTTGGGCAGGTGTTTTATACGGCCATCAGGAACAGAAAACTTAATTCGCATATATGCGGAAGCACAAACAGctgaaaaaatgaacaacaTTTTGCATAAAGCGAAGGATATTGTTTATACTTatgtaaagaaaaatgaactATGCCCGTAG
- the PmUG01_09039300 gene encoding 60S ribosomal protein P0, putative, producing the protein MAKLSKAQKKQIYIEKLSSLIQQYTKILIVHVDNVGSNQMASVRQSLRGKAIVLMGKNTRIRTALKKNLQNVPQIEKLLPLVKLNMGFVFCKEDLSEVRNIILENKSPAPARLGVIAPIDVFIPPGPTGMDPSHTSFFQSLGISTKIVKGQIEIQEHVHLIKQGEKVTASSATLLQKFNMKPFSYGVDVRTVYDDGVIYDAKVLDITDEDILKKFSKGVSNVAALSRAVGIITEASYPHVFVEAFKNIVALVIDTDYTFPLMKKIKDMVENPEAYAAAPVASSAAKQDAPKKEETKKQEEEEEEEEDGFMGFGMFD; encoded by the coding sequence ATGGCGAAATTATCCAAGGCTCAGAAAAAGCAAATATACATTGAGAAACTGAGCTCACTAATCCAACAATatactaaaatattaattgtaCATGTAGACAATGTTGGATCAAATCAAATGGCAAGTGTGCGTCAGAGTTTAAGGGGGAAGGCTATCGTATTAATGGGAAAGAATACAAGAATAAGGAcagcattaaaaaaaaatttgcagAATGTACCACagatagaaaaattattaccattagtaaaattaaatatgggTTTCGTATTTTGCAAGGAAGATTTATCAGAAgttagaaatattattcttgAAAACAAATCACCAGCACCTGCAAGATTAGGTGTTATAGCACCAATTGATGTATTTATTCCACCAGGTCCAACAGGTATGGATCCATCGCACACATCTTTTTTTCAGTCTTTAGGTATATCGacaaaaattgtaaaagGTCAAATTGAAATACAGGAGCATGTGCATCTAATTAAGCAGGGAGAAAAAGTAACAGCTTCATCAGCAACACTcttacaaaaatttaatatgaaaCCTTTTTCATATGGTGTTGATGTACGAACTGTTTATGATGATGGAGTTATATATGACGCAAAAGTTTTAGATATTACTGATGAagatattttaaagaaattttcAAAAGGTGTTTCCAATGTAGCTGCATTGTCCAGAGCAGTTGGTATAATAACAGAGGCTTCTTATCCTCATGTATTTGTTGaagcatttaaaaatattgttgcTTTAGTAATTGATACAGATTATACATTCCCattaatgaagaaaattaaaGACATGGTTGAAAATCCCGAAGCATATGCTGCTGCGCCTGTTGCTTCTTCAGCAGCCAAACAAGATGCACctaaaaaggaagaaacgaaaaaacaggaagaagaggaagaagaagaagaagatggATTTATGGGATTTGGAATGTTTGATTAG